One window from the genome of Paramisgurnus dabryanus chromosome 22, PD_genome_1.1, whole genome shotgun sequence encodes:
- the gtf3ab gene encoding general transcription factor IIIA, b translates to MGERPQHPDKHFICSFANCKAAFTKMWKLEAHYCKHTGLKPFACGNCDKSYNTRYLLTRHQLSHSGEKPYLCSVSGCTDAFSTPGSLKNHIAHVHQHTERCYVCNHQNCGKSFSKKKQLRIHACEHTNEMPFECDFKECDQKFASSKALKLHEKVHKGYPCAEDYCSFKGKTWTEYQNHKKAAHREILPCDQCKRIFHNARFLQMHKQWVHSGERRVFKCTRQGCQETYTTNFNLQNHILAFHERKRDFICSFTGCGKAFAMEESLRRHSVVHNPLKTKLQKPKTKQHKKIQSKTKKSEATKLSKALQNISLNKAV, encoded by the exons ATGGGCGAGCGACCACAGCACCCGGATAAACATTTCATATGTTCCTTTGCTAACTGTAAAGCGGCGTTTACCAAGATGTGGAAGTTGGAAGCGCATTACTGCAAACACACTGGACTG AAGCCATTTGCATGTGGAAACTGCGACAAGAGCTATAACACCCGTTATCTGCTCACCCGACACCAGTTGAGTCACAGCGGGGAGAAGCCCTACCT GTGCTCGGTCAGCGGATGTACAGATGCGTTTTCCACACCTGGAAGCTTGAAGAACCACATTGCTCATGTTCATCAGCACACTGAACGGTGTTATGTT tGCAACCATCAGAACTGCGGAAAATCGTTCAGTAAAAAAAAGCAGCTGAGGATTCATGCATGTGAGCACACAAATGAGATGCCTTTTGA ATGTGACTTTAAGGAATGTGACCAGAAATTTGCTTCTTCTAAAGCTTTAAAACTGCACGAGAAGGTGCATAAAG GTTACCCATGTGCTGAGGATTACTGTTCTTTCAAAGGGAAAACATGGACCGAGTatcaaaatcacaaaaaagcaGCACACAGAG AAATCCTTCCTTGTGACCAATGCAAGAGGATCTTCCACAATGCCCGTTTTTTGCAGATGCACAAACAGTGGGTTCATTCTGGGGAACGGCGTGTGTTTAAATGCACCAGACAGGGTTGTCAGGAAACCTACACTACAAACTTCAACCTACAGAACCACATTCTGGCCTTTCATGAGAGAAAGCGTGACTTCATCTGCTCTTTTACAGGCTGTGGTAAAGCTTTCGCTATGGAG gaAAGCCTGAGAAGGCATTCTGTGGTCCATAACCCTCTGAAGACAAAACTGCAG AAGCCAAAAACCAAGCAGCACAAGAAGATTCAATCTAAGACTAAAAAGTCAGAAGCCACTAAACTTTCTAAGGCTCTGCAAAACATCTCCTTGAACAAGGCTGTGTGA
- the lnx2a gene encoding ligand of Numb protein X 2a isoform X2, with protein MGSLGEGVDPGMVSDALLEALCSECGQIHRTWENHLYNYRLEVDDDLVCHICLQPLVQPLDTPCGHTFCARCLRSFLQERDFCPLDRAHLQLQVCRRSSILVHKLLDKLSITCPLTPSCSLSMPRCDLEAHLKHRCPGTQRQRTKLEPARMEASEEKVMTANPPKSPQTEIKESTPSPPAGSNACNNAPTWTEEPGVDNPAFEESTEEDSCVKLPSLPEGEITTIEVHRSNPYVELGISIVGGNETPLINVVIQEVYRDGVIARDGRLLAGDQILQVNNVDISNVPHTFARSTLARPCATLQLTVLRERRCSARPPAAPASPKGSPASIRITLNKRESSEQLGIKLVRRTDEAGVFILDLLEGGLAAKDGRLCSNDRVLSVNEHDLRHGTPEQAAQIIQASGERVNLLISRSSKQTMAVHTGSTLTRDIWCHEHVPAVPCTATPSPVPSLSLARSSTQRDLSQCVTCKEKHITVKKEPHESLGMTVAGGRGSKSGELPIFVTSVQPHGCLSRDGRIKRGDVLLSINSQDLTCLSHSEAVGTLKSSAASCSVQLKALEVNTVEEPGADEELLPPHENDYDTSWSPSWVMWLGLPSYLHSSHEIVLRRSHPGSWGFSIVGGYEENHSNQAFFIKTIVLGTPAYYDGRLKCGDMIVAVNSLSTAGMSHSALVPMLKEQRSRVALTVVSWPGSLI; from the exons ATGGGCAGCCTGGGTGAGGGAGTGGATCCAGGGATGGTGAGCGATGCTCTTCTCGAGGCCCTTTGTTCAGAATGTGGACAGATTCACCGCACTTGGGAAAATCACCTTTATAACTATCGGTTGGAGGTGGACGATGACTTGGTGTGCCACATTTGCCTTCAACCATTAGTTCAGCCCTTGGATACACCATGTGGCCACACCTTCTGTGCTCGCTGCCTGCGCAGCTTCCTGCAGGAACGGGACTTTTGCCCGCTGGACCGTGCGCATTTGCAGCTGCAAGTATGTCGGCGCTCAAGCATTTTGGTTCATAAGCTACTGGATAAGTTGTCCATCACCTGCCCACTCACGCCTAGCTGTTCCCTCAGCATGCCTCGCTGTGACCTGGAGGCACATCTCAAACACAG GTGTCCTGGAACACAGAGACAACGAACAAAGCTGGAACCGGCCCGGATGGAGGCGAGTGAGGAGAAGGTTATGACGGCCAACCCACCCAAATCCCCCCAGACTGAGATAAAGGAAAGCACGCCGTCTCCACCTGCCGGATCCAACGCATGCAACAATGCTCCTACATGGACAGAAGAACCTGGTGTAGACAACCCTGCTTTTGAGGAGAGCACTGAAGAAGACA GTTGTGTGAAACTTCCGTCCCTACCTGAGGGAGAAATCACAACCATTGAGGTTCATCGGTCGAACCCCTACGTGGAGCTTGGTATAAGTATTGTTGGGGGAAATGAGACCCCGCTAATAAATGTGGTAATACAGGAAGTGTACCGTGACGGTGTTATAGCCCGAGATGGAAGGCTGCTGGCCGGCGACCAAATACTTCAG GTGAACAATGTAGATATAAGTAACGTGCCACATACCTTTGCTCGCTCTACTCTGGCACGTCCTTGCGCCACTCTGCAGTTGACAGTTCTGAGGGAGCGCCGCTGTTCTGCCAGGCCGCCCGCGGCACCCGCCTCGCCTAAGGGTAGCCCTGCTAGCATACGCATCACGCTGAACAAGCGGGAATCATCGGAGCAGCTGGGAATTAAGCTAGTCCGGCGTACGGATGAAGCAGGCGTTTTTATCCTGGACCTGTTGGAGGGAGGGCTAGCCGCTAAAGATGGACGCCTTTGCAGTAACGACAGAGTGTTATCTGTCAACGAGCATGACCTGAGACACGGCACACCTGAGCAAGCAGCTCAGATTATACAG GCTAGTGGAGAAAGAGTCAATCTGTTGATTAGCCGCTCCAGCAAGCAGACTATGGCGGTGCACACGGGCTCTACCCTGACCAGGGACATCTGGTGCCACGAACACGTCCCCGCAGTCCCCTGCACCGCGACCCCCAGCCCGGTTCCGAGTCTGTCTCTTGCCAGGTCTTCCACCCAGCGA GACCTCTCCCAGTGTGTGACCTGTAAAGAGAAGCACATCACTGTGAAGAAGGAACCCCATGAGTCTTTGGGTATGACTGTGGCGGGAGGGCGTGGCAGCAAGAGCGGAGAGCTGCCAATCTTCGTGACAAGCGTCCAGCCCCACGGCTGCTTGTCACGGGATGGACGAATCAAACGTG GGGATGTGCTGTTAAGTATTAACAGTCAGGATTTGACTTGCCTGAGCCATAGTGAGGCAGTGGGCACTTTAAAGTCCAGCGCCGCATCCTGTTCAGTCCAGTTGAAGGCACTAGAAGTCAACACCGTGGAGGAACCAGGCGCGGACGAAGAACTACTCCCTCCACATGAAAATGACTATGATACAAGTTGGTCGCCATCTTGGGTCATGTGGCTTGGACTCCCTAG CTACCTGCATAGCAGCCATGAAATTGTCCTCCGCAGAAGTCATCCTGGCAGCTGGGGGTTCAGCATTGTCGGAGGTTATGAAGAGAACCACAGCAACCAGGCGTTCTTCATCAAAACCATCGTCCTTGGAACACCTGCTTACTATGATGGCCGTCTAAA GTGTGGTGACATGATAGTGGCAGTGAACAGTCTGTCCACGGCTGGCATGAGTCACTCCGCCCTGGTGCCCATGTTGAAGGAGCAACGGAGCAGGGTGGCACTAACCGTTGTGTCCTGGCCAGGCAGTTTGATATAA
- the lnx2a gene encoding ligand of Numb protein X 2a isoform X1 has protein sequence MGSLGEGVDPGMVSDALLEALCSECGQIHRTWENHLYNYRLEVDDDLVCHICLQPLVQPLDTPCGHTFCARCLRSFLQERDFCPLDRAHLQLQVCRRSSILVHKLLDKLSITCPLTPSCSLSMPRCDLEAHLKHRCPGTQRQRTKLEPARMEASEEKVMTANPPKSPQTEIKESTPSPPAGSNACNNAPTWTEEPGVDNPAFEESTEEDSLHGLECAPLRVKRPLSNPCIHLLRTGSSASSGWDFVETLPFSAEEGCVKLPSLPEGEITTIEVHRSNPYVELGISIVGGNETPLINVVIQEVYRDGVIARDGRLLAGDQILQVNNVDISNVPHTFARSTLARPCATLQLTVLRERRCSARPPAAPASPKGSPASIRITLNKRESSEQLGIKLVRRTDEAGVFILDLLEGGLAAKDGRLCSNDRVLSVNEHDLRHGTPEQAAQIIQASGERVNLLISRSSKQTMAVHTGSTLTRDIWCHEHVPAVPCTATPSPVPSLSLARSSTQRDLSQCVTCKEKHITVKKEPHESLGMTVAGGRGSKSGELPIFVTSVQPHGCLSRDGRIKRGDVLLSINSQDLTCLSHSEAVGTLKSSAASCSVQLKALEVNTVEEPGADEELLPPHENDYDTSWSPSWVMWLGLPSYLHSSHEIVLRRSHPGSWGFSIVGGYEENHSNQAFFIKTIVLGTPAYYDGRLKCGDMIVAVNSLSTAGMSHSALVPMLKEQRSRVALTVVSWPGSLI, from the exons ATGGGCAGCCTGGGTGAGGGAGTGGATCCAGGGATGGTGAGCGATGCTCTTCTCGAGGCCCTTTGTTCAGAATGTGGACAGATTCACCGCACTTGGGAAAATCACCTTTATAACTATCGGTTGGAGGTGGACGATGACTTGGTGTGCCACATTTGCCTTCAACCATTAGTTCAGCCCTTGGATACACCATGTGGCCACACCTTCTGTGCTCGCTGCCTGCGCAGCTTCCTGCAGGAACGGGACTTTTGCCCGCTGGACCGTGCGCATTTGCAGCTGCAAGTATGTCGGCGCTCAAGCATTTTGGTTCATAAGCTACTGGATAAGTTGTCCATCACCTGCCCACTCACGCCTAGCTGTTCCCTCAGCATGCCTCGCTGTGACCTGGAGGCACATCTCAAACACAG GTGTCCTGGAACACAGAGACAACGAACAAAGCTGGAACCGGCCCGGATGGAGGCGAGTGAGGAGAAGGTTATGACGGCCAACCCACCCAAATCCCCCCAGACTGAGATAAAGGAAAGCACGCCGTCTCCACCTGCCGGATCCAACGCATGCAACAATGCTCCTACATGGACAGAAGAACCTGGTGTAGACAACCCTGCTTTTGAGGAGAGCACTGAAGAAGACA GTCTTCATGGTCTCGAATGCGCTCCTCTACGTGTAAAGCGGCCACTTAGTAACCCCTGCATTCATCTTCTCCGTACCGGTAGTTCCGCCTCTTCCGGTTGGGACTTCGTTGAAACTCTCCCTTTCTCTGCAGAGGAAG GTTGTGTGAAACTTCCGTCCCTACCTGAGGGAGAAATCACAACCATTGAGGTTCATCGGTCGAACCCCTACGTGGAGCTTGGTATAAGTATTGTTGGGGGAAATGAGACCCCGCTAATAAATGTGGTAATACAGGAAGTGTACCGTGACGGTGTTATAGCCCGAGATGGAAGGCTGCTGGCCGGCGACCAAATACTTCAG GTGAACAATGTAGATATAAGTAACGTGCCACATACCTTTGCTCGCTCTACTCTGGCACGTCCTTGCGCCACTCTGCAGTTGACAGTTCTGAGGGAGCGCCGCTGTTCTGCCAGGCCGCCCGCGGCACCCGCCTCGCCTAAGGGTAGCCCTGCTAGCATACGCATCACGCTGAACAAGCGGGAATCATCGGAGCAGCTGGGAATTAAGCTAGTCCGGCGTACGGATGAAGCAGGCGTTTTTATCCTGGACCTGTTGGAGGGAGGGCTAGCCGCTAAAGATGGACGCCTTTGCAGTAACGACAGAGTGTTATCTGTCAACGAGCATGACCTGAGACACGGCACACCTGAGCAAGCAGCTCAGATTATACAG GCTAGTGGAGAAAGAGTCAATCTGTTGATTAGCCGCTCCAGCAAGCAGACTATGGCGGTGCACACGGGCTCTACCCTGACCAGGGACATCTGGTGCCACGAACACGTCCCCGCAGTCCCCTGCACCGCGACCCCCAGCCCGGTTCCGAGTCTGTCTCTTGCCAGGTCTTCCACCCAGCGA GACCTCTCCCAGTGTGTGACCTGTAAAGAGAAGCACATCACTGTGAAGAAGGAACCCCATGAGTCTTTGGGTATGACTGTGGCGGGAGGGCGTGGCAGCAAGAGCGGAGAGCTGCCAATCTTCGTGACAAGCGTCCAGCCCCACGGCTGCTTGTCACGGGATGGACGAATCAAACGTG GGGATGTGCTGTTAAGTATTAACAGTCAGGATTTGACTTGCCTGAGCCATAGTGAGGCAGTGGGCACTTTAAAGTCCAGCGCCGCATCCTGTTCAGTCCAGTTGAAGGCACTAGAAGTCAACACCGTGGAGGAACCAGGCGCGGACGAAGAACTACTCCCTCCACATGAAAATGACTATGATACAAGTTGGTCGCCATCTTGGGTCATGTGGCTTGGACTCCCTAG CTACCTGCATAGCAGCCATGAAATTGTCCTCCGCAGAAGTCATCCTGGCAGCTGGGGGTTCAGCATTGTCGGAGGTTATGAAGAGAACCACAGCAACCAGGCGTTCTTCATCAAAACCATCGTCCTTGGAACACCTGCTTACTATGATGGCCGTCTAAA GTGTGGTGACATGATAGTGGCAGTGAACAGTCTGTCCACGGCTGGCATGAGTCACTCCGCCCTGGTGCCCATGTTGAAGGAGCAACGGAGCAGGGTGGCACTAACCGTTGTGTCCTGGCCAGGCAGTTTGATATAA
- the lnx2a gene encoding ligand of Numb protein X 2a isoform X3, with protein sequence MLGNFNSRNLFNHFFCETAKGNPELWCPGTQRQRTKLEPARMEASEEKVMTANPPKSPQTEIKESTPSPPAGSNACNNAPTWTEEPGVDNPAFEESTEEDSLHGLECAPLRVKRPLSNPCIHLLRTGSSASSGWDFVETLPFSAEEGCVKLPSLPEGEITTIEVHRSNPYVELGISIVGGNETPLINVVIQEVYRDGVIARDGRLLAGDQILQVNNVDISNVPHTFARSTLARPCATLQLTVLRERRCSARPPAAPASPKGSPASIRITLNKRESSEQLGIKLVRRTDEAGVFILDLLEGGLAAKDGRLCSNDRVLSVNEHDLRHGTPEQAAQIIQASGERVNLLISRSSKQTMAVHTGSTLTRDIWCHEHVPAVPCTATPSPVPSLSLARSSTQRDLSQCVTCKEKHITVKKEPHESLGMTVAGGRGSKSGELPIFVTSVQPHGCLSRDGRIKRGDVLLSINSQDLTCLSHSEAVGTLKSSAASCSVQLKALEVNTVEEPGADEELLPPHENDYDTSWSPSWVMWLGLPSYLHSSHEIVLRRSHPGSWGFSIVGGYEENHSNQAFFIKTIVLGTPAYYDGRLKCGDMIVAVNSLSTAGMSHSALVPMLKEQRSRVALTVVSWPGSLI encoded by the exons ATGCTAGGAAACTTCAACTCTAGGAATCTTTTTAACCATTTCTTCTGCGAGACTGCCAAGGGTAACCCAGAACTATG GTGTCCTGGAACACAGAGACAACGAACAAAGCTGGAACCGGCCCGGATGGAGGCGAGTGAGGAGAAGGTTATGACGGCCAACCCACCCAAATCCCCCCAGACTGAGATAAAGGAAAGCACGCCGTCTCCACCTGCCGGATCCAACGCATGCAACAATGCTCCTACATGGACAGAAGAACCTGGTGTAGACAACCCTGCTTTTGAGGAGAGCACTGAAGAAGACA GTCTTCATGGTCTCGAATGCGCTCCTCTACGTGTAAAGCGGCCACTTAGTAACCCCTGCATTCATCTTCTCCGTACCGGTAGTTCCGCCTCTTCCGGTTGGGACTTCGTTGAAACTCTCCCTTTCTCTGCAGAGGAAG GTTGTGTGAAACTTCCGTCCCTACCTGAGGGAGAAATCACAACCATTGAGGTTCATCGGTCGAACCCCTACGTGGAGCTTGGTATAAGTATTGTTGGGGGAAATGAGACCCCGCTAATAAATGTGGTAATACAGGAAGTGTACCGTGACGGTGTTATAGCCCGAGATGGAAGGCTGCTGGCCGGCGACCAAATACTTCAG GTGAACAATGTAGATATAAGTAACGTGCCACATACCTTTGCTCGCTCTACTCTGGCACGTCCTTGCGCCACTCTGCAGTTGACAGTTCTGAGGGAGCGCCGCTGTTCTGCCAGGCCGCCCGCGGCACCCGCCTCGCCTAAGGGTAGCCCTGCTAGCATACGCATCACGCTGAACAAGCGGGAATCATCGGAGCAGCTGGGAATTAAGCTAGTCCGGCGTACGGATGAAGCAGGCGTTTTTATCCTGGACCTGTTGGAGGGAGGGCTAGCCGCTAAAGATGGACGCCTTTGCAGTAACGACAGAGTGTTATCTGTCAACGAGCATGACCTGAGACACGGCACACCTGAGCAAGCAGCTCAGATTATACAG GCTAGTGGAGAAAGAGTCAATCTGTTGATTAGCCGCTCCAGCAAGCAGACTATGGCGGTGCACACGGGCTCTACCCTGACCAGGGACATCTGGTGCCACGAACACGTCCCCGCAGTCCCCTGCACCGCGACCCCCAGCCCGGTTCCGAGTCTGTCTCTTGCCAGGTCTTCCACCCAGCGA GACCTCTCCCAGTGTGTGACCTGTAAAGAGAAGCACATCACTGTGAAGAAGGAACCCCATGAGTCTTTGGGTATGACTGTGGCGGGAGGGCGTGGCAGCAAGAGCGGAGAGCTGCCAATCTTCGTGACAAGCGTCCAGCCCCACGGCTGCTTGTCACGGGATGGACGAATCAAACGTG GGGATGTGCTGTTAAGTATTAACAGTCAGGATTTGACTTGCCTGAGCCATAGTGAGGCAGTGGGCACTTTAAAGTCCAGCGCCGCATCCTGTTCAGTCCAGTTGAAGGCACTAGAAGTCAACACCGTGGAGGAACCAGGCGCGGACGAAGAACTACTCCCTCCACATGAAAATGACTATGATACAAGTTGGTCGCCATCTTGGGTCATGTGGCTTGGACTCCCTAG CTACCTGCATAGCAGCCATGAAATTGTCCTCCGCAGAAGTCATCCTGGCAGCTGGGGGTTCAGCATTGTCGGAGGTTATGAAGAGAACCACAGCAACCAGGCGTTCTTCATCAAAACCATCGTCCTTGGAACACCTGCTTACTATGATGGCCGTCTAAA GTGTGGTGACATGATAGTGGCAGTGAACAGTCTGTCCACGGCTGGCATGAGTCACTCCGCCCTGGTGCCCATGTTGAAGGAGCAACGGAGCAGGGTGGCACTAACCGTTGTGTCCTGGCCAGGCAGTTTGATATAA